Proteins co-encoded in one Nonlabens agnitus genomic window:
- the accC gene encoding acetyl-CoA carboxylase biotin carboxylase subunit, with amino-acid sequence MFKKILIANRGEIALRVIRTCKEMGIKTVAVYSTADADSLHVKFADEAVCIGPPPSNLSYLKMSNIISAAEITNADAIHPGYGFLSENADFSRICDEHKIKFIGASPDMIAKMGDKATAKATMKVAGVPCVPGSEGIIPDFETCKKIALETGYPVMLKATAGGGGKGMRAVWSEDKLQAAWESARQESKAAFGNDDMYMEKLIEEPRHIEIQIVGDSFGKACHLSERDCSVQRRHQKLTEEVPSPFMTKKLRKDMGEAAVRAAEYIAYEGAGTVEFLVDKHRNFYFMEMNTRIQVEHPITEQVIDFDLIREQILVASGVKISGKNYEPALHSIECRINAEDPYNGFRPSPGKITTLHAPGGHGVRLDTHVYAGYSIPPNYDSMIAKLITTARTRQEAIDKMKRALDEFVIEGVKTTIPFHRQLMDEPAYVKGDYTTAFMDTFVMKPLED; translated from the coding sequence ATGTTTAAAAAAATATTGATTGCAAATCGTGGTGAGATCGCATTGCGTGTTATACGTACCTGTAAAGAAATGGGTATCAAGACCGTGGCGGTTTATTCTACGGCAGATGCTGATAGTCTCCACGTAAAATTTGCAGACGAGGCCGTTTGTATTGGGCCACCACCCAGCAACCTATCCTACCTAAAAATGTCCAACATTATAAGTGCTGCAGAGATTACAAATGCAGACGCGATACATCCAGGATATGGTTTCTTGTCAGAAAATGCAGATTTTTCTCGCATTTGTGATGAGCATAAAATCAAATTTATAGGCGCGAGTCCAGACATGATCGCCAAAATGGGAGATAAGGCAACCGCCAAAGCTACCATGAAAGTCGCTGGAGTACCTTGCGTACCAGGATCTGAAGGTATCATTCCAGACTTTGAGACCTGTAAGAAAATCGCACTGGAAACAGGTTATCCTGTCATGCTCAAAGCTACTGCCGGTGGTGGTGGTAAAGGTATGAGAGCGGTCTGGTCAGAAGATAAACTGCAAGCCGCATGGGAAAGTGCACGCCAGGAAAGTAAGGCCGCTTTTGGCAATGATGATATGTACATGGAAAAACTCATTGAAGAGCCGCGACATATCGAGATCCAAATTGTGGGAGACAGCTTCGGTAAAGCATGTCACTTGAGTGAACGCGACTGTAGCGTTCAACGACGCCACCAGAAGTTGACTGAAGAAGTACCATCACCTTTCATGACTAAAAAGTTGCGTAAGGACATGGGAGAAGCAGCTGTCCGTGCCGCAGAATATATCGCATATGAAGGTGCTGGAACCGTAGAATTTCTTGTGGATAAACACCGCAACTTCTACTTTATGGAAATGAATACCCGTATCCAGGTAGAGCACCCTATTACGGAACAAGTGATCGATTTTGACTTGATACGCGAGCAAATTTTAGTGGCCAGCGGTGTCAAAATCTCTGGTAAGAATTATGAGCCTGCATTGCACTCGATTGAATGTCGTATAAATGCAGAGGATCCATATAATGGCTTTAGACCATCTCCAGGTAAAATCACCACACTTCATGCGCCTGGTGGTCATGGAGTACGATTGGATACTCACGTTTATGCGGGCTATTCCATTCCGCCTAACTATGATAGTATGATTGCTAAGTTGATAACTACTGCACGTACACGTCAAGAGGCGATTGATAAAATGAAGCGCGCCCTAGATGAGTTTGTGATTGAAGGTGTGAAAACCACCATTCCATTTCACAGACAATTGATGGACGAGCCTGCTTATGTAAAAGGTGATTACACCACCGCATTCATGGACACTTTTGTCATGAAACCGTTAGAGGACTAA
- a CDS encoding YceD family protein: MELKEFKIAFAGLKQGKHEFSFELDNEFFESFGYDEFNSAAVIANVELDKRSTLMDLHLVGSGSINVNCDVTNEPFDMPVDATMDIVVKFGERFNDDNEDILILPHGEYELNVAQYLYEMVVLFIPLKKTHPGLEDGSLESDVLDKLEELKLSSPDESEEGIDIDPRWDALKKLKTDNN; this comes from the coding sequence ATGGAACTCAAAGAATTCAAAATCGCCTTTGCTGGACTTAAGCAAGGTAAACATGAGTTTTCCTTTGAGCTTGATAATGAGTTTTTTGAAAGTTTTGGATACGATGAGTTTAATTCTGCTGCAGTAATTGCTAATGTAGAATTGGATAAAAGATCAACCCTCATGGACCTTCATTTAGTAGGTTCAGGTAGCATTAATGTCAACTGCGATGTTACTAATGAACCTTTTGATATGCCTGTCGACGCCACAATGGATATTGTGGTAAAATTTGGAGAGCGCTTCAATGATGATAATGAGGATATTTTGATCTTACCTCATGGGGAATATGAGTTGAATGTGGCTCAATACCTTTATGAAATGGTTGTTTTATTCATACCACTTAAAAAAACACATCCAGGATTGGAAGATGGTTCTTTAGAATCAGACGTTCTGGATAAATTAGAAGAATTGAAATTGTCAAGTCCTGACGAGTCAGAAGAAGGAATTGACATTGATCCCAGATGGGACGCATTAAAAAAATTAAAAACGGATAATAATTAA
- a CDS encoding TonB-dependent receptor: protein MKKLILFILLISAATTAQTTISGTITDSKKLPLMGVNVYLEGTYDGAMSDVDGNFTFTTSETGMVILLASFVGYEEFRREADVSTLNKVTISLRESMNELNTVVLSAGSFSAGDSSKASALKPLDIVTTAGAVGDVLGALQTLPGTTANPDDGRLFVRGGTADETQIFIDGNRVFSPYIPTTGNIPTRGRFSPFLFDGITFSTGGYSAEYGDALSSILLLNTINFPTQEETEVQLMSVGFGGGNTQIWDDNSLSVNATYINLAPYNDLVPQNNQFIDPYQSFNGEAVYRHKTDKGLFKAYGAFSYSDFSLIQEDIDIEDGFFFGLRNRNYYGNLNYNGELSQSWDVQAALSVSRDHTDLNITTTTLENAETAAHAKLKLSKRYNNYFKLFFGAEQFAIHSNEKVLFENQPFHTRISQYNTGAFAEAEIFASKELAFKIGGRADYFNTTQKATLSPRWSAAISLSESSQLSAAYGMFHQQIDNSILQYDSSLETETAQHYILNFLHKKNNRMLRAEAYYKKYDHLLTYDSAMPSFDSSYSNDGNGYAAGLDLFWRDEQSIKNLEYWISYSYLDTERLYRNYPETATPAFATDHNLSIVTKYWMEDLQSQVGFTYNYSSGRPFTNANENGFLNDTAASFQSLDFNWAYLIDDQKILYLSISNVLGRDNVFGYQYSNTPDVQGQFDRRTIGQAADRFIFIGFFWTIGGKDNQLDNL from the coding sequence ATGAAAAAGCTAATACTGTTTATACTTCTAATTTCAGCCGCTACGACTGCGCAAACAACAATTTCTGGGACCATTACGGATTCAAAGAAGCTGCCATTGATGGGCGTGAACGTCTATCTAGAAGGAACCTATGACGGTGCCATGTCTGATGTTGATGGGAATTTTACCTTCACGACTTCAGAAACTGGAATGGTGATTCTTCTCGCCAGTTTTGTAGGTTATGAGGAGTTTAGACGTGAGGCAGATGTTTCTACCTTAAACAAGGTGACCATATCACTTAGGGAAAGCATGAATGAACTCAATACTGTTGTATTGAGTGCCGGTAGTTTTAGCGCTGGCGACAGTTCAAAAGCTAGCGCTCTAAAACCTCTAGACATCGTCACAACCGCTGGTGCCGTTGGAGATGTTCTGGGCGCATTGCAAACATTACCGGGAACCACGGCAAATCCAGACGATGGTCGCCTCTTCGTTCGAGGTGGTACCGCAGATGAAACCCAGATTTTCATTGACGGGAATCGAGTATTTAGTCCATACATTCCTACGACTGGAAATATACCTACTCGAGGCCGGTTTTCGCCATTTTTATTTGATGGCATCACCTTTTCTACCGGCGGCTATAGCGCAGAGTATGGAGACGCTTTGTCCTCTATTTTACTGCTCAACACCATCAATTTCCCAACCCAAGAAGAAACCGAAGTACAATTGATGAGTGTAGGCTTTGGTGGCGGTAATACTCAAATCTGGGATGACAATAGCTTGAGCGTCAACGCCACGTATATCAATCTAGCGCCTTACAACGATCTTGTACCACAAAACAATCAATTCATTGATCCATATCAAAGCTTCAATGGCGAGGCTGTTTATAGGCACAAAACAGATAAGGGTCTGTTTAAAGCCTACGGCGCCTTTTCATACAGTGATTTTAGCTTGATTCAAGAAGATATTGATATTGAGGATGGATTCTTCTTTGGGTTGCGCAACCGCAATTATTACGGCAATCTCAACTATAACGGCGAACTTTCACAAAGTTGGGATGTGCAGGCGGCCTTGAGTGTTTCAAGAGATCATACCGATTTGAACATTACAACAACTACATTAGAAAATGCAGAAACTGCAGCTCATGCAAAGCTTAAACTTTCCAAGCGCTATAATAATTATTTCAAACTATTCTTTGGAGCAGAACAGTTTGCCATCCATAGTAATGAAAAAGTTTTATTTGAAAACCAACCCTTCCATACAAGGATCAGCCAATACAATACTGGTGCTTTTGCAGAAGCTGAAATCTTTGCGTCTAAAGAACTAGCCTTTAAAATAGGTGGCCGTGCTGATTATTTTAATACGACACAAAAAGCGACCCTATCACCTAGATGGAGTGCCGCTATAAGTTTGAGCGAGAGTTCGCAATTATCTGCAGCCTATGGGATGTTTCACCAGCAAATTGATAATAGTATCCTTCAATACGATTCTAGTTTAGAAACCGAAACAGCCCAACACTACATCCTCAATTTTCTGCACAAGAAAAACAATCGCATGCTGCGTGCCGAGGCTTACTATAAAAAGTACGATCACCTATTGACCTACGACTCTGCCATGCCTAGCTTTGACAGCTCCTACTCCAACGATGGCAATGGATATGCAGCAGGCTTGGATCTTTTCTGGAGAGATGAGCAGTCCATTAAAAACTTAGAATACTGGATAAGCTATTCCTATCTGGATACAGAGCGACTTTATCGCAATTATCCTGAAACCGCAACGCCTGCCTTTGCGACAGACCACAATTTGAGCATCGTGACAAAATACTGGATGGAAGATCTTCAGTCACAAGTGGGGTTCACTTACAACTATTCCAGCGGTAGACCCTTTACAAATGCCAATGAGAACGGATTCCTAAACGACACGGCAGCATCATTCCAAAGCCTAGATTTTAACTGGGCATACCTTATCGATGACCAAAAGATTCTGTATCTATCCATTAGTAATGTATTGGGTCGTGACAACGTCTTTGGGTATCAATACAGCAACACACCAGATGTGCAGGGTCAATTTGACAGACGCACGATAGGTCAGGCCGCAGACCGGTTCATTTTCATCGGCTTCTTCTGGACTATTGGCGGTAAGGATAATCAGCTGGACAATTTGTAA
- a CDS encoding riboflavin synthase, which yields MFTGIIESTSKIIQIDQDQSNVHFTLENDLASELKVDQSVSHDGVCLTVVELSGKRYKVTAINETLKKTNLGTWKVGDLVNMERAMLMNARLDGHIVQGHVDQIATCTEKSEENGSWIFSFEYDPGLHNVTIEKGSICINGVSLTVVNSRESSFSVAIIPYTYENTGFKRLEVGNKVNLEFDVIGKYVKRLMSL from the coding sequence ATGTTCACAGGAATCATAGAGTCTACTTCAAAAATTATACAGATTGATCAAGATCAGTCCAACGTGCATTTCACACTTGAAAATGACCTCGCGTCAGAATTGAAAGTTGACCAAAGCGTCAGTCATGATGGGGTTTGCTTGACTGTTGTGGAATTATCGGGTAAACGATATAAGGTAACAGCGATCAATGAAACCCTGAAAAAGACCAATTTAGGCACTTGGAAAGTTGGTGATCTGGTAAATATGGAAAGAGCCATGCTTATGAATGCCCGGCTTGATGGTCATATCGTGCAGGGTCATGTGGACCAGATAGCCACCTGCACTGAAAAAAGTGAAGAAAATGGTTCGTGGATTTTCTCATTCGAATATGATCCTGGCTTACATAATGTCACTATTGAGAAAGGCAGTATTTGTATCAACGGTGTTAGCTTAACCGTTGTTAACTCAAGAGAGTCTTCGTTTTCCGTAGCCATTATTCCTTATACTTATGAGAATACGGGCTTTAAACGTCTAGAGGTAGGAAATAAAGTGAATTTGGAGTTCGACGTTATTGGAAAGTATGTCAAGAGACTGATGTCTCTTTAA
- the accB gene encoding acetyl-CoA carboxylase biotin carboxyl carrier protein has protein sequence MELKEIQNLIKFVAKSGASEVKLEMDDIKITIKTGSDEPNITYMQQPMAQQAAPAPAPAAAPAATAASNESAAPAASASSDDKYITVKSPIIGTFYRKPSPEKDTFVEVGDSVKVGDTLCIIEAMKLFNEIESEVSGTIVKVLIDDMSPVEFDQPLFLVDPS, from the coding sequence ATGGAACTTAAGGAAATACAGAATCTAATCAAATTTGTGGCAAAGTCAGGCGCCAGTGAGGTCAAGCTAGAAATGGATGACATCAAGATCACCATCAAAACAGGATCTGATGAGCCTAACATCACCTACATGCAACAGCCCATGGCACAGCAGGCCGCTCCAGCACCTGCACCAGCCGCAGCTCCAGCTGCTACTGCAGCGTCTAACGAGAGCGCCGCACCAGCTGCATCTGCATCAAGTGATGACAAGTACATTACCGTCAAATCTCCTATCATAGGAACGTTCTATAGAAAACCTTCTCCAGAAAAGGACACTTTTGTTGAGGTAGGCGATAGCGTTAAGGTTGGTGACACCTTGTGTATCATCGAGGCCATGAAACTATTCAACGAGATTGAAAGTGAGGTATCTGGAACGATCGTTAAAGTTCTTATCGATGATATGTCGCCGGTAGAATTTGACCAGCCATTATTTTTAGTAGACCCATCTTAG
- the pdxA gene encoding 4-hydroxythreonine-4-phosphate dehydrogenase PdxA — protein MAKQKNIKVGISIGDPNGIGGEIILKAFEDPLMLELYTPVIFASTRLFSFYLKEFDLSNKIHGIKSLDDVVLGKINVVRLLEDDFIVEWGTVSPKAGEVAIKSLRAAVEALKENQINVLVTAPIHKEAIQSDDFKFPGHTDYLNQELEGESLMFMISESLRVGLITDHVPISEVANQITGKLIKSKIGTIKKSLKRDFGITKPKIAVLGINPHVGDNGVIGRDDQEKLIPALEELREDGNIIFGPYAADAFFGSGNYKNFDAILASYHDQGLVPFKTLSFGSGVNYTAGLSHVRTSPDHGTGFDIAGKNEANPSSMIAAIHAAVAIYRNRMSYDKLTSNPLKSSSRKRREY, from the coding sequence ATGGCAAAGCAAAAGAACATTAAGGTAGGTATTAGTATAGGTGACCCCAATGGGATAGGTGGTGAGATTATATTAAAAGCATTTGAGGATCCATTGATGCTTGAGCTGTACACACCGGTCATTTTCGCAAGTACCAGACTCTTCTCTTTTTACCTTAAAGAATTTGATTTGTCTAACAAGATTCACGGCATTAAATCTTTGGATGATGTTGTTCTAGGTAAAATCAATGTGGTAAGATTGCTGGAAGATGATTTTATTGTGGAATGGGGAACCGTTAGCCCAAAGGCTGGCGAGGTTGCCATTAAAAGTCTGCGAGCTGCGGTTGAAGCCTTAAAGGAAAATCAAATCAATGTTTTGGTGACTGCGCCTATACATAAAGAAGCTATTCAGTCAGATGACTTTAAATTTCCCGGACATACAGACTACTTAAATCAAGAGTTGGAAGGCGAGAGTTTGATGTTTATGATATCTGAGAGCCTTCGTGTAGGATTAATCACAGACCATGTACCTATTAGTGAAGTAGCTAACCAAATAACGGGTAAGCTTATAAAATCCAAAATCGGAACGATTAAAAAGTCTCTGAAAAGAGATTTCGGCATCACAAAACCAAAAATTGCAGTTTTGGGAATCAACCCACATGTGGGAGATAATGGTGTCATTGGAAGGGACGATCAAGAAAAACTGATTCCTGCGCTGGAAGAATTGAGGGAAGATGGTAATATTATTTTTGGCCCGTATGCTGCAGATGCCTTTTTTGGCAGCGGCAACTATAAAAACTTTGACGCTATTTTAGCAAGTTACCACGACCAAGGCTTGGTGCCTTTTAAGACCTTGAGCTTTGGATCTGGAGTTAATTACACGGCTGGTTTGAGCCATGTTAGAACCAGCCCTGATCATGGTACTGGGTTTGATATTGCTGGAAAAAATGAAGCGAACCCTAGTTCTATGATCGCTGCGATACATGCTGCGGTTGCGATATACCGCAACAGAATGAGCTATGACAAACTGACCTCAAATCCATTAAAATCTAGCTCTCGAAAACGCAGAGAATATTAA
- the rpmF gene encoding 50S ribosomal protein L32: MAHPKRKISKTRRDKRRTHYKASVPQIATDSTTGEAHLYHRAHWHEGKLYYRGNVLIDKTEVAEA, from the coding sequence ATGGCGCATCCTAAGAGAAAAATCTCGAAAACGAGAAGAGACAAAAGAAGAACGCACTACAAAGCATCTGTTCCGCAAATCGCAACTGATAGCACAACTGGTGAGGCTCACTTATACCACCGTGCTCACTGGCATGAAGGTAAATTGTACTATAGAGGTAATGTCCTTATAGACAAAACTGAGGTTGCTGAAGCATAA
- a CDS encoding beta-ketoacyl-ACP synthase III yields the protein MIDMKAAITAVGAYVPEYRLTNSILETMVDTNDEWITTRTGIKERRILKDPDKGSSFLAIKAAQDLLGKSNTDPSTIDLVIVATATPDMPVASTAAYVATEIGATNAFSYDLMAACSSFLYGMSNAAAYIQSGRYKKVLLIGADKMSSIIDYKDRATCIIFGDAGGAVLFEPNEEGFGLQDEILRTDGSGRDFLRIEAGGSLMPASLDTVKNNQHFVYQDGKNVFKHAVSNMADVSEQIVKRNNLTNNDIDWLVPHQANKRIIDATARRVQLPEDQVMVNIHKYGNTTSATLPLCLNDYEKQLKKGDNLVFAAFGGGFTWGSILLKWAYNTN from the coding sequence ATGATAGATATGAAAGCGGCCATAACTGCCGTAGGCGCTTATGTCCCTGAATATAGACTTACCAATTCCATCCTGGAAACCATGGTAGATACCAATGACGAGTGGATCACCACTCGCACAGGTATAAAAGAACGTCGCATACTCAAAGATCCAGATAAAGGATCTTCATTTCTCGCTATAAAAGCAGCACAGGATCTTTTAGGTAAATCTAACACAGATCCTTCCACCATAGACTTAGTAATTGTTGCGACGGCGACACCAGATATGCCAGTGGCATCAACTGCGGCTTATGTAGCTACAGAAATAGGTGCTACCAATGCCTTTTCCTACGACTTGATGGCTGCTTGCTCCAGTTTCCTTTACGGTATGAGCAATGCCGCAGCTTACATTCAATCTGGGCGATATAAAAAGGTGTTATTGATTGGTGCAGACAAAATGTCCAGCATCATCGACTATAAAGACCGCGCCACGTGTATCATTTTTGGAGATGCAGGTGGCGCGGTTCTTTTTGAACCCAATGAGGAAGGATTTGGGCTTCAAGATGAGATTCTACGAACAGACGGTAGCGGTAGGGATTTCTTGCGCATCGAGGCTGGTGGCTCACTAATGCCGGCAAGCTTGGATACGGTGAAGAACAACCAACACTTTGTCTACCAAGATGGTAAGAATGTTTTCAAACATGCTGTTTCTAATATGGCAGATGTGTCTGAACAGATTGTAAAAAGAAACAACCTTACTAATAACGATATTGACTGGCTTGTACCTCATCAAGCAAATAAGCGCATCATAGATGCCACGGCCAGACGTGTGCAGCTTCCAGAAGATCAGGTGATGGTGAACATCCATAAATATGGGAATACGACCAGTGCCACCTTACCACTTTGTCTAAACGATTACGAAAAACAACTCAAAAAAGGAGATAACCTTGTATTTGCTGCCTTTGGTGGTGGTTTTACATGGGGATCCATTCTCTTGAAATGGGCCTATAATACTAATTAA